Sequence from the Gemmatimonadaceae bacterium genome:
GCCCATCGTCGAGGGGAAGACCGTCGGCCCTGCCTTCGAATACGATGCGTCGTAGCGAGCGCCCGCGAGGCGCCTCGCGTCAGGGCGCCTGCAGGTGCACGAAGCCGGCAATGCGCTCCAGGGAGACGAAGGAAACGTTGTGCGTCCCCTCGAAGCACTGCGACCAACCCTTCACCACCGCCTGCCACTCCTTGCTGGCCAGGTGACGCTGCAAGGCGGCATTGTCGAGATACGACTCGTAGAACATCAGCTTGCGCGTGGGGCGCCCAGTCTTTCGGCTGAGGACGCGATGCACGAGGTAGAATACCACGCCAGGCTGTTCGCGCTCCGCCTGCGCGCGAACCGCCGCCAGCCGCGCCAGGGCCAGTTCTTCCTTGCCGGCCTTCATGGTGAAGTGCGCGATGGATGTGATCATCGAGGGCGAGTGTAGGGAGAGAGAGGGGGCACGAGCTGGCGGCGGGCGTCGCACCTGCCGCGACGCCCGATACCCTACAAGCCAGAAGGCGACGCGTCAAACCGCGCCGCCTTCTCAACCCCAGCCTTCGCTGGGGCAGGCCCCAGCCTTCGCTGGGACAGGCTTCTCGTCCCCAGCTTTCGCTGGGGCGGGCTTCTCGTCTTCTCGTCTTCCGCCCTACCAGGCGACGATATACCCCGAGAAGTGTCGAATCGGCCAGTTGAACGTCCGATTGTCCTCGCTCACCGAGCCCGGAATGAACTCCGCGACCAGCGCACTCGCGCCACTCGCATCCACGAGCGACCGGTCTGGGAAGTAGCCGCCCTGCAGCGTGCTCCCCGACGGAACGTCGATGCCGGCGAGGTGCTGCGACGCAACGAGCGGACGCAGAAAGACGGTGCCGTGCGGCTTGAACTCGTAGGCCACCGCCTTCCCCTTGAGTGCCGTCACCGTGAAGCGTGTCGTGCGGGCCACCGCCCCACGGGGAACGGTGAGGGTGAAGCCTAGCTGCGGAATGCGGATCGAGCCGCCGCCGCTCCCGATGCGTCGCGCCACGGTGATGTCCCGCGCCAGCGCGGCATCGCGCACCAGCGGAGTCGTCGCCATGAGCACGCCGACTTCGGCGGTGTTGGGCGCATGCGACTGCAGCGACGACGCCGGCGTACCGGGAGCGGCCGGATCTCCAGCACAGGCGGCGAGCGCCCAGAGGGCCAGCAGTTGCGTGGCCCCAACGAGGTGTTTCCGGATCATGCTTCTCTCCAACATGCGAGGGTTTGGCCTGGATCACCCCAATTGGGTGTCCCGTTGTGCTTGCCTCCCCGCCCCTCCCATCAGCGGTCTAGGGCATCACGCGCGCCTGACTGGGAACGGTCACCGAGTTCAGGGGGAACAGCGTAGTTGGTCAGGCGTGCGCGGCCGGTGGCCTGCGTCACGTTCTTGCTCGCGCCGTGTGATTCGGCGGCTGACTCTTGTGATCTACGCCTCGTATGCGACGCCTCGACATCGCATCAACGCGTATCGAGACGACCATCGCATTCCGAGGTCACGAACGCTTTTCGGGAAGGCTCGCGCTTCATCGGCACGCATCGCGTGCGGGGTTGCGATCCGCTTGGCGCTGACGCATTACAGTCGTTCACTCTCGGCTCGGAAGGAGCGCATGGCGGCGAAGGCCCGACGGCAGCACGAGCGCGGCGCACGACAGGGAGCGGCCCCATCGGCAACGCGGCAGGCCAGACGCAGGGGGGCGCTCGCGGGGCGCGTGGCAATCGTGGCTGGGGCCACGCGCGGCGCCGGGCGCGGCATCGCGGTCGCGTTAGGCGAGGCTGGCGCCACGGTCTATTGCAGCGGGCGCTCGACGCGCGGCAATCCGTCGCCACTGCACCGCCCCGAGACGATCGACGAGACGGCGGCGCTGGTCACCGCGGCCGGCGGGATGGGGATCGCCGTTCGCACCGACCACACGGTACGCGCCGACGTCGACGCGCTCATGGCGCGCGTCCGCGACGAGCACGGCGCCCTCGACCTCCTCGTGAACGACGTGTGGGGGGGCGACAGCGCCGCCGACGTGATCTGGAAGCCACTCGCCGAGACCGACCTCGACGCGGGATGGGCGCTCGCGCGCCAGGCGATCTACTCGCACCTCATCACCGCGCAGGCGGCGATCCCTCTCCTGCGCGCGCGACGGCGAACACGCACGCGCTCCGCGATTGTCGAGGTCACTGACGGCGACACGCTCAGCTATCGCGGCGCCTTCTGGTATGACTTCATCAAGGTCAGCATCATGCGCCTCGCCTTCTCCATGAGCATGGAGCTGCGCAAGGACCGCATTGCCTGCGTGGCGATCACGCCTGGCTTCCTGCGCTCCGAGGCGATGCTGGAGCTCTTTGGCGTGACCGAGGCCACCTGGCGTGACGGCGTCAAGACGGACGAGCACTTCATCGCCTCCGAAACGCCGGCGCTCGTGGGACGCTCGGTCGCGGCGCTCGCTGCCGAAGCGTCGTTGATCGATCGCAGCGGTGAGACCTTGAGCTCGTGGGAGGTAGCGCGCGACTACATGCTTACCGATCGCGACGGGAGCCGCCCCGATTGGCTGGCGCACTTCCGCCGACACATCTCCGGGTCGCACCCTGCCATCGATTGGATGCAGCGCGGTCTCGCATGGCAGGAGTCCATCAAGCGTCGCACGACGAAGTTCCTCGCGCCGCGTCGCTAGGCGCTGCAAGTTGGGGGGAGCATCCATTTTCGTTGCCTTCTCCCCCCAAGCCTCGCCAATGCGACCCATTCCGACGGTCAACGTGCGCCGCGCCGCAATGACGCGAGCACCCCGCGCCGCCCGACAAGCACTCGCGGCGATCGCGTCGCTCCTCGTCGGTGCGTGTGGCGCGCGCACACCGGGCGCCTCCCCCGCCGCACCGTCGGTGACGGCGACACTCCCCGCGGGCGCGGAAGCCGTCTCACTTCTCGGCCAGGTCCTGCGTGCCCCCGCGATGCCCACGGCGAGCGTCGACGCTGCCGACGCGGCGCTTGCCGCCAACACAAACGATCCAGAGCTCCTCCTCGCCGCCGCCACTGCGCGCGCCACCGCCTGGCGCTTTCGTGAAGCGATTGCCCTCTACAGTCGCGGCGTCGAGCGTTGGCCTAACGACGCGCGCTTCCTGCGATTCCGCGGGCATCGCTACATCACGGTGCGCCAGTTCGAGGATGGCGCGCGCGACCTGGACCGCGCCGCCACCCTCGACTCGACCAACTTCGACATCGTCTACCACCAGGGGCTCGCGCACTTCCTGCTGGGGCACTTCGATCGCGCCGCGGCGATCTACCTCAGGTGCATCGCTTTTGCCGACAACGCCGCGCTCAGGGCGCGCGAGGCATCCGGCGCTTTCCGCCCCGGCTATCGCAGTTGCATGCGCATGGCCACCAACGACGACGACCGCGCCTCCATGACCGACTGGGCGTGGCGTTCGCTGGTGCGCGCCGGCCGGCGCGCCGAAGCCGACCGTCTCCTGGCGCCGGTGCGCGAGGCGATGACGATCAACACCAACCGCTCGTACTACGAGAACCTCCTGATGTACAAGGGGGTGCGGCCCCCCGAGGCCGTGCTGCAGGCGGCAAGCAGCGACTCGGTGCGCTTCTCCACCAGCGGCTACGCCGTGGCGCACTACTATCTGGTGCGCGGCGACTCCGCCAGGGCGTGGGCACTGTTCGAGCGCGTAGCGCACGGCCCGCACTGGAACGGCTTCGGCGTCATTGGCGCCGAGGTGGAGCTGGCGCGGCGACGGGCGGTGGGGCGTTAGGCGGTGGAGCGTTTGGCGCCGGTGCGTCAGGTGTCAGGGCGTTAGGCGCAGGTTCATGCACGGCGCGCCAGGTGCACCGCGTGCCTAGCGGGCTCAGTACGCGCGCGCCTCGCCGTCGTGGCGTGGGTCTGCCGCGGCGACCCACACCCCGCCGCGGCGGGCAATCATGTAGACGCGCGCATATCCAAATGCCGGGTTCACCGGCTCGTAGCCCATGGCGCGCGCCGCGGCCAGCACGCTGGCGTCAAAGCCCGCCTCCACCTCCACGCGCCGCCCAGCCGCGGGGTACATCCGCGGCATGCGGATCGCCTCCATGGGGTCGAGCCCGAAGTCGATCGCATAGGCCACGCTCTGCGCGAGTGCGAAGGGGATGCGCCCGCCCCCCGGCGACCCCACCACGAGGTCGACCTTGCCATCCTTCACCAGCACCGTGGGCGCGATGGTGGTGATGCGCGTGCGCCAGGCGGCCGGCAACTCGGCGGGGATCGCGTTGGCGTCGCGCGGCCACCACCCCGAATCGTTGAGCCAGAAGCCGCTCGCCATCACCCCCGCGCCAAAGCCTGACGAGTTGGTGACGGTCACCGCGACTGCGTTCCCTTCCCCGTCGACGACGGAGATGTGCGTCGTCTCGCCACCGGACAGGGTGTCGCGCACCGCGAAGTCGCGCGCGGCCAGCTCGCGCATCACCGCGTCGCGCCGTTCGACACCTACCGCATCGCCGTTAGGCATCGCACCCGCCGGCGCGCTCCCCTGCGCCTCGCCGGGAAACGGAGAGAACGCGCCGCACGCCGCCGGCACCACACCGTCGCTCCCGCGGGCATCGCGCGCGCGCAGCGAGTCGGTGGCGCGTCCCACTCCCACGACATCGCCCCACTGTCGCGCGAACGGCTCGGAGATGATCCCGCGCACCGGGATCGCCTTCCATCGCGGGTCGTCGTTGGCAGCGTTGGCCACCACGCCGACGCGCATCGCCGACGCCATCACGTCGAACGACGTCCCGTTGCGCGTGGGGAGCCCGGTGGCGGTCAGTCCGCGCGTCTCCAACAGCTCGAGCGTGTGGAGGAACTGCAACCCTCCCATGGGCGGCGGCGCCGAGAGCACGACGCGCCCGCGGTAGGTGGTGCAGAGGGGGCGCTTCCACTGCGGCTCGTAGTTGGCCACGTCGTCCATCGTTACGGAGTGACCGCCCGCATTCATGCGCGCGACCAGCGCCTGCGCCGTCGCCCCGCGGTAGAATCCATCGCGCCCCTCGCGTGCAATGCGTCGCAACACCTCGGCTAACTGCGCATTGCGCAAGGTGTCGCCAATGCCGAGCACTCGCCCGTTGGACCAGTACAGCGCGCGCGCAATGGTGTCGCGCTTGAGGCGCACGGTGTCGCGCGCGATGAACTCGGCGAGGACGGGATAGAGCGGGAAGCCCTCGGCGGCCAGGCGAATGGCCGGCCCCATGACCTGCTCGCGCGTCAGCTTGCCGAAGCGCGCATGCGCGGCGAGCAGCCCCGCCACGTTTCCCGGGACCGCCACGACGCGCAGCGGCACGCCGGAGTCGGCGCGCACGCCGCGCCAGCGCGCGACCGGCTGCGAGGGATAGAAGTCGATGTACTCGGCGCGCCGAACGCCCTGCTGCCAGAAGAGCAGCGCCCCGCCACCACCAACGCCCGACATCTCCGGCTCAACGACGCCGATCGCGAAGGCCGTCGCCACGGCCGCATCGACCGCATTGCCCCCCGCGCGGAGCATCGCCAGTCCCGCGTCGCTGGCCAGCGGATGCGCAGAGGTGACGGCGCCGTGCGTCCCGGCCGCGCGCTTCCCAAGGTCGGGGGGACGCGTCTCGTCCATCGGTGCATAACGAGCGCAGGCGGCAAGGGCGAGTCCCGCGAGCACGATGCTGACGCGAGGAGCGGACGGTGCGACGTGACAGCGCATGCGACGAGGCGGTGCGGGGGCTGATGCGGACCCGGTGAAGCTCGGCGCGATCAGCGCCGGCGTCCACCCCCGACCACGCGAAAGGGCGGCGAGTCGCATGGACTCGCCGCCCTTCGGGGGTCACCCACCGAACGAGGCAGCCAGCGTCAGTCGCCGACCCCCGCCTCGGCCCCCATCGGGAGCGGGACATTCATCTCCTTCTTTCCCAGGATCTTCATCGTCAGGTCGTCACCAGCCCCACGAGCATGATGATCCCGATCATCGACATCACGTTGAGCGAGCCGCCGGTGACCAGGAGCCCCAGCGCGACGCCGAGGAACGACAGCGGGAGTGCCAGCATGATCGACAGCGGCTGGATGAAGGAGCCGAAGATCGACGCGATGATGAGGTAGATGAACACCACCGCCAGGAGCAACGCCTCGAGCACGCCACCGCCCCGGTGTGTACAGGCATGCCGCTGCCACCCGCAGAAGGTTCCGGCGCGGCCCCGCGTGGCATTCCCGGTTGTTTCGACTTGCCCCCCGTTCCCGGAGCCGTCGCAGATGCGCCTGCCACGCTCTCCATTGCTGCCATGACTGACCCAACTTGAGATAGCATCCTGCCGCGAGCCCACCTCCGCAATGCTGCGCACGCTTTGATGACTACAGGCTGATGGCGCATCGCTTCCCCTCGGCCCGCGCAACACATGGAAGGACTTGCTTGACAGAGAAACATCATCGTACTAGGGTGTGCCTTCGGTTGACGGCACTTTCAGTCTCCCACGCAGCGCTGATCTACGATGTGCCTGTTGGGCGCCTTGCACGTGGTCTTACGATCGTCACTCTTGGCCGCCCTGCTTCTGTGCCGAGTACACGGCGTCGGAGCTCAGGCGTCCGGCGAGCTTGATGGCAGAGTTGTGAGAGCCGACAATCCGTCGAGTCCTATCGCCGGTGCGACTGTGGTGCTCCTGGTGAGCGGACAGCGCGTTCAGAGCGACAGCGCCGGACGCTTTCGGTTGCGTGGCGTTGCGCGTGGCGTCGCGCGCATCGTGGTGCGCGCCGATGGATTCACGCCCGACACCGCGGATATCGAGATGGAATCAGATCTCATCGTCACCCGGGACTTCCCCCTTCTCCGCGCGACCACCGTACTCGCAGAGAGAAGGGTCGTGGGCACTGCCTTCGAATCTCGGGCCCCGGATTTGAGTGGCTTCAGTGAACGACGTCGCCGCGGAATCGGCCACTTTCTAGATGAGTCAGAAATCGCACGCTGGGAAAATCACCGCACCGGCGACCTTCTGCGGACGGTAGCTGGCGTCGACGTAAAGGTCGGCGGCTCGAAAGCGTGGGTGAGCGGGGGGCGAGCGCTCGGGAGCGGGCGAGGGGCATTCTCGCAGATACGCAAGCAGGACGTTCTCGACAGGCAGGACATCGCAGCGGGTGCGCCCTTGGCGTGCTACATGGACGTGTACGTAGACGGCGCACTCGTCTACAACTCTTCGGTGCTTGCGAACCGCAACTCGCGCGAAGTCGTGCCGTTGTACGACGTCAATTCAATTCCCCCTTCGCAGATTCGCTCGATCGAAGTGTACACTGGGCCATCTCAGGTTCCGCCAGAGTACAACCGAAGCGGGGGGGGGTGTGGCGTTCTTCTCATCTGGACTCGCGCACGCTAGTTCTTTCCCCGTCGAGCAGTTGAGCGCGCGTCGTGAAGGCCACTCACCGATGCAACACGTACTGGCAATTCGAGTCTCGACAGATGGAGCAGCTTCCATAGCCTGTACGTTCGGTTTCAGTCCCCAGCAGCATCCGCCTCCGCGCCGATCGGTAGCGGCACCTTCATGTCCCGCTTTCCGAGGATCTTCATCGTCAGGTCGTCGAGCAACGTGTACACGACCGGGACGATGAACAGCGTGAGCAACGTCGAGGTGATGAGTCCCCCGATGACCGCGTGCGCCATCGGTGCCCGCTGCTCGGCTCCTTCACCGAGCGCCAGCGCCAGCGGGAGCATGCCGAAGATCATCGCCGCCGTCGTCATGATGATCGGGCGCACGCGGATGCGCGCCGAGTTGAGGATCGCCGTGCGGCGGTCCTTCCCGGCCTCGCGCTCCTTGTTGACGAAGTCGATGAGCAGGATCCCGTTCTTGGTCACCAGTCCCATGAGCATGATGATCCCGATCATCGACATCACGTTGAGTGAGCCGCCGGTGACGAGCAGCCCCAGCGCCACGCCGAGGAACGACAGCGGGAGCGCCAGCATGATCGACAGCGGCTGGATGAAGGAGCCGAAGATCGAGGCGATGATGAGGTAGATGAACACCACCGCCAGGAGCAACGCCTCGAGGACGTAGCCCTTGGTCTCGGTGAGGTTCTGGACGTCGCCGCCAAAGATGGTGCGATAGCCGGTGGGGAGCCCGATTCCATCCAGCGCCTTGCGCGCATCGTCGGCCACATTCCCCATGCTGAAGCCGGGAAGGACGCCCGCCGAGATGGAGACGCGGCGCTCGAGGTAGCCGCGCTCGATCTGCTGCGGCCCCACGCCGGGGCGGATCTCGGCCACCTGCGACAGCGGGATCGTGGCCGGCATCCCCGTGCGCGGGTCGATGTTGTTGCTCAGCACCGGGATGCGCGCGACGTCTTCCACCGAGACGCGCGACGAGTCGGGATACACCACCATCACGTCGTGCGAGTAGCCGTTGGGGTCCTCCCACCGCGTGGCGCGCTGCCCCTGGAAGAGCGGCTGCAACGTCCCGCCGATCGTCTGCATCGCGAGCCCTGCCGCCCACGCCTGCTGCCGATCCACGCGCACGTCGAGCTGCGGGATCTCTCCTTCATCCGACGAGTTCGGCTCGGCCACGCCGGGAACGGAACGCACCGTCTGCAGCACTTGCTCGGCCGCCAGCTTCAGGCGTGTAGGCTCCGGCCCCTGCACGTAGATCTGGATCGGCTGGCGGAAGCCGCCGAAGATCGACGACGAGCCGGTGATCTGCGGGCGCACGCCGGGAACCTGCGCCAGCTTGGCGCGCAGCTCGTTCTGGATGGCGAACATGTCGCGCGTCCGCGTCTCCTTGGGCTCCAGCCGCACGAAGATCTGTCCGCCGTTGGAGCCGCGCGACATCCCGCCGCCGCCCCCCGCCGAGAGCGAAACAAAGCTCACCTCTTTCTGCTGGCGGAGGAGCTGCACGATCTCGCTCCCCTTCTTCACCGTGTAGTCGAGGCGAGAGCCCGGGGGCAGGCGATACGACACGTTGAACTCGCCGGCGTCGTAGTCGGGGAGCCAGGTGAAGCCGAGGAGCGGGAAGAGGGCAAAGGCCGCGGCGATCGAGCCAACGGCGAGCCCCACCATCAGGCCGCGATGGTTGAGCGCCCACCCCAGGCCGTTCTTGTACCGCTCCGCCATCCGCTCGAACCAGTCGTCGAAGGCAAAGGCGACCTTGCGCAGCGGGTTGCGCGTCTTCTTGCGAGTTTCCGCATGCCCGCCGTGCTCGACCTCGGGGTCGGGCCAAACGCTCGACAGCATCGGGTCGAGCGTGAACGAGACGAAGAGCGAGACGAGCACCGCGAACGCCACCGTCACGCCAAACTGGAAGAAAATCATCCCGATCTGCCCACCCATGAACGCCACGGGGACGAAGACCGCGACGACCGCCAGCGTGGTGGAGAGCACCGCCAGCCCGATCTCGTCGGTCCCTTCCTTGGCGGCGCGGAAGTGATCTTTCCCCATCTCCAGGTGGCGCACGATGTTCTCGCGCACCACGATCGCGTCGTCGATGAGGAGCCCGATCGCCAGCGAGAGCGCCAGCAGCGTCATCGTGTTCAGCGTGAAGTTGAAGATCCACATCACGAAGAACGCCGAGATGATCGACACCGGGAGGGTGAGCCCGGTGATGACGGTGGAGCGCCAGGAGTTGAGGAAGAGGTAGATGATCGCGATGGTGAGGACGGCGCCGAGAATGATCGAGATCTCGACGTCGGCCAGCGACTCGCGAATCTTGATCGAGTCGTCGCGGACGAGCGTGAGCTGGATGTCCGACGGCAGCGTCTTGCGGATGTCGTCGACGACCTTGTTCACGCCGTCGGAGACTTCGACGGTGTTGGAGCCCGTGACCTTGAGGACCTCGAGCGAGACCGAGGGGACGAGCTGGTCGCCGTCGGAGATGAAGCTGGCGGATCGGCGGTCGGCAAAGCCGTCGACGACATTCGCCACGTCGCGCACGCGGATCGGCGTCCCGTTGCGCACCGCCACCACGACGTCCATGAAGGCCATCGGGTCGCGGATCTTGCCCGTCACGCGCACCATGCGCTCGGTTTCGCCGCGGAAGACGCGCCCCGCCGGCGTTTCGGAGTTCTCGCGCGCCAGCGCCGCCGACACCTGCGCCGGTGAGATGCCGTAGGCCACCAGCGCCTCGGCGTTGAGCTGCACGCGAATCTGGCGCGTGGCGCCGCCATTCACGTTCACGCCACCGACGCCGGGGACGCTCTCGAAGCGCGGCTTGATTGTCTGCTCCGCCAGGTCCGTCAGCTCGCGCAGCGGTCGCTCGTCCGACCGCATCGACACCGACATGATCGGGCGATCGTTCGGGTCGAAGCGCATGATGACCGGGTCATCCACGTCTGGCGGGAGCTGGCGGCGGATGCGGGCGATCTTGGCGATGACCTCCTGCTGCGCCTCCAGCGGGTCGAACCCCAGCTGCAACATCAGGCGCACGCTGGAGTTCCCTTCCGACGAGGTCGAGGTGATCTCGCGAATGCCGCTGACCGTGTTGAGCGCCTCCTCGATGGGGCGCGACACGTCGCGCTCCATGACCTCGGGGCTGGCCCCCGGATACGAGGTGTTGGCGATCACCACAGGGTACGTGATGTCGGGATACTCGTCGACCGCCAGGCGCTGGAGCGCCACGATGCCGAAGACCATGAGCGCCACCATCATCATGGTGGCGAACACGGGGCGCTTGATGGATACGTCGGAGAGGAACATGAGGGGCTCCCGAGACTCTGGTGCGGAGAATGCCTAACGTCCCTTGCCCGAATCGCCGCGCGCGGCGGCACGCCCGGCGGGCGCCTTCCCTTCACTTCCCGCAGCGGCCGGCGCACCCGCGCCGCCCTGGCCATTGCGCCCTTCGTTGGGCCCCATCACGCGCACCTGCATCCCGCGGCCCAGCGCACCCACGTTGCCGACGATGATCTGGTCGCCGGCGGCGAGCCCGCTCAGGACCTGCGTCATGTTCTGCGTCTCGTCCACCACCCCGAGTTCGACCTCGACGTGCTCCACCTTTCCCCCCTCGATGCGGTACACGAAGGGCTTGTTGTCGCGCGCCGACTGCCGCACGGCGGGCGTGGGAATGGCGAGGGCGTTGGGGATGGACTGCCCGATGATGCGCCCCGTCGCAAACGAGTTCCCCTTGATCGCCCCGTCGCGATTGGGGACCTGGATGTAGACGGTGATGGAACGGTTCTGCGGATTGATGGTGGGCGCGATGCGCGCCACCTTTCCTTGCAGCTGTCGGCCAGCGGCGGCGAACCGCACCGGCTGCGACACCTTCAACTCGTTGGCCTGCCGCGCCGGCACCGACGCCTCGAGCTCCAGCACGTCGTTGCGCACCACCGTGAAAATCGTGGCGCCGCGCGTCACGTGCTCCCCCGCCTCCACGGTGCGCGTGGACACCACACCAGTCGTGGGCGAGAGGATGCGCGTGTCGTTCGCGTTCTGCAGCGACGCCTTGAGCCTCGCCTCGGCCGCCGCCAGCCGCGCCTTGCTCGCCGCCAGCGCCTGCTGCGCCGTGCGCAAGTCACGCTCGGGGATCGCCCCCGCCTTGTACAACTCGTCCGACTGGTCGGCGTTCCACTGCGCGTTGGCCACGTCGGCCTTGGCCGATTCCACGTCGGCCGCTGCCGACGCGCGATCGCCCTCCTGCACCGCATTCTCGAAACGCGCCAGCAGCTGTCCCGCACCCACCCGATCCCCTTCGCGCACGTATACCTGCTGCACGTTCCCCTCCACGCGCGAGCGGACCGCGATCTCCTCGATCGGCTTGAGGTCGCCGTTGATGAGGATGCTCGCCTCGATCGTCACCGTCCTGGCATCGGTCACGTCGGACGGGCCGAGGACCATGGCCGACGGGCCGCGACCGCCGGGACCGCCGGGACCACCACCGCCGGGACCGCCCTGCCCCGTGCCGGAGGTAGTGCCACCACCGTTCTTGGCCGCGCCACCGGGCGTCCCGGCCTGGCCGTCCTTGCCACACGCGGTGAGGGTCAACAGGGCGAGCGCGCCTAACGCGCCCGCGAAGGTCGAGTATCGCACAGGAAGTCCGTTATCGAGTCGTCGGTCGGGTCGGCGGGAGTGGAATGTCCACGCCGCGGGCGCGCGCCAGTTCGGCCGCTGCCAGGTAGTAGTCGATCGTGGCGCGCGCGGCGTTGGTGCGCGCGGTGAGCAGCAGGAACTGCGCGTCCGACACCTCGAGCTGTGTGGCCAGCCCGCGCTCGAAGCGGAGGTTGGCGATGCGGAATGCCTCGTCGGCCTGGCTCACGTTCTCGCGCTGCGCGTCGAACGCCGCCTCGGCGCGCTGGTACTCGGCACGCGCGCGCGCTCTCTCCACGCCCACCATTTCGCGCTGCTGCGCCAGCTGCAACCGGGCAATCTTCTCCTGTGCCTGCGCCAGGTCCACGGCCCCCTTGGCACGCAGTCCGTCAAAGAGCGGCCACGACACGTTGAAGCCGAAGTTGCGGTCGGCAAACCAGCCGTTGTTCTGGCACGACTGTGACGCCGGTGCACCAGGGGCGCAGAACGCATGCGACGAGCGCCCCCAGATGGTCGGGAAACCATTCCCCGCCGGAAAAGCGAGATACCCCGTCTGAAAGAAGGCGCTGACGGTCGGCAGCAGGTCGGCGCGCGCCACGCGCACCCCCTCGCTGCGCGCGTTTACCGTCAGCTGCGCCGCTCGCTCCGACGGACGCGTGGGATCGGGAGAGCTGTCGCGCGCAATGCCCTGC
This genomic interval carries:
- a CDS encoding antibiotic biosynthesis monooxygenase, coding for MITSIAHFTMKAGKEELALARLAAVRAQAEREQPGVVFYLVHRVLSRKTGRPTRKLMFYESYLDNAALQRHLASKEWQAVVKGWSQCFEGTHNVSFVSLERIAGFVHLQAP
- a CDS encoding SDR family NAD(P)-dependent oxidoreductase — its product is MAIVAGATRGAGRGIAVALGEAGATVYCSGRSTRGNPSPLHRPETIDETAALVTAAGGMGIAVRTDHTVRADVDALMARVRDEHGALDLLVNDVWGGDSAADVIWKPLAETDLDAGWALARQAIYSHLITAQAAIPLLRARRRTRTRSAIVEVTDGDTLSYRGAFWYDFIKVSIMRLAFSMSMELRKDRIACVAITPGFLRSEAMLELFGVTEATWRDGVKTDEHFIASETPALVGRSVAALAAEASLIDRSGETLSSWEVARDYMLTDRDGSRPDWLAHFRRHISGSHPAIDWMQRGLAWQESIKRRTTKFLAPRR
- a CDS encoding tetratricopeptide repeat protein — encoded protein: MRPIPTVNVRRAAMTRAPRAARQALAAIASLLVGACGARTPGASPAAPSVTATLPAGAEAVSLLGQVLRAPAMPTASVDAADAALAANTNDPELLLAAATARATAWRFREAIALYSRGVERWPNDARFLRFRGHRYITVRQFEDGARDLDRAATLDSTNFDIVYHQGLAHFLLGHFDRAAAIYLRCIAFADNAALRAREASGAFRPGYRSCMRMATNDDDRASMTDWAWRSLVRAGRRAEADRLLAPVREAMTINTNRSYYENLLMYKGVRPPEAVLQAASSDSVRFSTSGYAVAHYYLVRGDSARAWALFERVAHGPHWNGFGVIGAEVELARRRAVGR
- a CDS encoding gamma-glutamyltransferase → MRCHVAPSAPRVSIVLAGLALAACARYAPMDETRPPDLGKRAAGTHGAVTSAHPLASDAGLAMLRAGGNAVDAAVATAFAIGVVEPEMSGVGGGGALLFWQQGVRRAEYIDFYPSQPVARWRGVRADSGVPLRVVAVPGNVAGLLAAHARFGKLTREQVMGPAIRLAAEGFPLYPVLAEFIARDTVRLKRDTIARALYWSNGRVLGIGDTLRNAQLAEVLRRIAREGRDGFYRGATAQALVARMNAGGHSVTMDDVANYEPQWKRPLCTTYRGRVVLSAPPPMGGLQFLHTLELLETRGLTATGLPTRNGTSFDVMASAMRVGVVANAANDDPRWKAIPVRGIISEPFARQWGDVVGVGRATDSLRARDARGSDGVVPAACGAFSPFPGEAQGSAPAGAMPNGDAVGVERRDAVMRELAARDFAVRDTLSGGETTHISVVDGEGNAVAVTVTNSSGFGAGVMASGFWLNDSGWWPRDANAIPAELPAAWRTRITTIAPTVLVKDGKVDLVVGSPGGGRIPFALAQSVAYAIDFGLDPMEAIRMPRMYPAAGRRVEVEAGFDASVLAAARAMGYEPVNPAFGYARVYMIARRGGVWVAAADPRHDGEARAY
- a CDS encoding efflux RND transporter permease subunit codes for the protein MLEALLLAVVFIYLIIASIFGSFIQPLSIMLALPLSFLGVALGLLVTGGSLNVMSMIGIIMLVGLVTT
- a CDS encoding TonB-dependent receptor, producing MAALLLCRVHGVGAQASGELDGRVVRADNPSSPIAGATVVLLVSGQRVQSDSAGRFRLRGVARGVARIVVRADGFTPDTADIEMESDLIVTRDFPLLRATTVLAERRVVGTAFESRAPDLSGFSERRRRGIGHFLDESEIARWENHRTGDLLRTVAGVDVKVGGSKAWVSGGRALGSGRGAFSQIRKQDVLDRQDIAAGAPLACYMDVYVDGALVYNSSVLANRNSREVVPLYDVNSIPPSQIRSIEVYTGPSQVPPEYNRSGGGCGVLLIWTRAR
- a CDS encoding efflux RND transporter permease subunit; its protein translation is MFLSDVSIKRPVFATMMMVALMVFGIVALQRLAVDEYPDITYPVVIANTSYPGASPEVMERDVSRPIEEALNTVSGIREITSTSSEGNSSVRLMLQLGFDPLEAQQEVIAKIARIRRQLPPDVDDPVIMRFDPNDRPIMSVSMRSDERPLRELTDLAEQTIKPRFESVPGVGGVNVNGGATRQIRVQLNAEALVAYGISPAQVSAALARENSETPAGRVFRGETERMVRVTGKIRDPMAFMDVVVAVRNGTPIRVRDVANVVDGFADRRSASFISDGDQLVPSVSLEVLKVTGSNTVEVSDGVNKVVDDIRKTLPSDIQLTLVRDDSIKIRESLADVEISIILGAVLTIAIIYLFLNSWRSTVITGLTLPVSIISAFFVMWIFNFTLNTMTLLALSLAIGLLIDDAIVVRENIVRHLEMGKDHFRAAKEGTDEIGLAVLSTTLAVVAVFVPVAFMGGQIGMIFFQFGVTVAFAVLVSLFVSFTLDPMLSSVWPDPEVEHGGHAETRKKTRNPLRKVAFAFDDWFERMAERYKNGLGWALNHRGLMVGLAVGSIAAAFALFPLLGFTWLPDYDAGEFNVSYRLPPGSRLDYTVKKGSEIVQLLRQQKEVSFVSLSAGGGGGMSRGSNGGQIFVRLEPKETRTRDMFAIQNELRAKLAQVPGVRPQITGSSSIFGGFRQPIQIYVQGPEPTRLKLAAEQVLQTVRSVPGVAEPNSSDEGEIPQLDVRVDRQQAWAAGLAMQTIGGTLQPLFQGQRATRWEDPNGYSHDVMVVYPDSSRVSVEDVARIPVLSNNIDPRTGMPATIPLSQVAEIRPGVGPQQIERGYLERRVSISAGVLPGFSMGNVADDARKALDGIGLPTGYRTIFGGDVQNLTETKGYVLEALLLAVVFIYLIIASIFGSFIQPLSIMLALPLSFLGVALGLLVTGGSLNVMSMIGIIMLMGLVTKNGILLIDFVNKEREAGKDRRTAILNSARIRVRPIIMTTAAMIFGMLPLALALGEGAEQRAPMAHAVIGGLITSTLLTLFIVPVVYTLLDDLTMKILGKRDMKVPLPIGAEADAAGD